A stretch of the Rhizobium sullae genome encodes the following:
- a CDS encoding autotransporter outer membrane beta-barrel domain-containing protein produces MAYLGAALIAGLCGVAGDAFAANCSSRGGLAYLGNTKGATGSVWLSGTSAGSFGLEAAQGNQTVDTWSKSQRGLHLSLSPVVSNGNGGTHKLYDISSGKPCLLDTQNQMRSGILPNIDWPDGRPDVGPQPVFPGFDWPDGRPDVGPQPVFPGFDRPDGRPDVGPQPVFPGIAWPDGRPDVGPQPIPPDFNWPDGRPDVGPQPVFPGVTPRTPTAIRGGRVVAARTPDTCIDPRSINSNKQQRDLPICRDLAAEEAAAQSADRSPQVPLTPGRDLPAPSLWNFWADIQFADISDERYDRDSGTLARSLTMGLDRRITNDLVVGMTVSLENSSTDAFDGTLGIDTEGFSFGPYAAYRLSKHWAIEGSLTYGRYNNDIDLSVLSGRQDSERLAGEISLHGQYKVDAYFIRPKASVSWSHIDSDAYDLSGSILNIPVSVSLPGDSFNYGVLDLSTEVSRYFRLPDGQPFLVFAELGAQYEFERPNDGKILTGDLSEVTPSPWAFSLRSGFRMLLNDNLQIEATGGYLSFGQKDLDAWEGKLHVSWSF; encoded by the coding sequence ATGGCATATCTGGGTGCGGCGCTGATCGCTGGCCTCTGCGGGGTAGCCGGCGACGCATTTGCCGCGAACTGCAGTTCCCGCGGCGGCCTGGCCTATCTCGGCAACACGAAAGGGGCCACCGGCTCCGTCTGGCTTTCGGGAACGAGCGCCGGGTCTTTCGGTCTCGAAGCCGCGCAAGGCAATCAGACGGTTGACACCTGGAGCAAGAGCCAGCGCGGCCTCCATCTCTCGCTTTCGCCGGTCGTTTCAAACGGCAACGGTGGCACGCACAAACTCTATGATATATCGAGCGGAAAACCGTGTCTGCTCGACACGCAGAACCAGATGCGTAGTGGTATCCTTCCGAACATCGACTGGCCGGACGGACGGCCGGATGTTGGCCCACAGCCAGTCTTCCCGGGTTTCGACTGGCCCGATGGTCGGCCGGACGTCGGCCCGCAGCCGGTGTTTCCGGGTTTCGACCGGCCCGATGGCCGCCCGGACGTCGGCCCCCAGCCGGTCTTCCCGGGCATCGCCTGGCCTGATGGCCGCCCCGACGTCGGCCCGCAGCCTATCCCGCCGGATTTCAATTGGCCCGACGGGCGGCCGGATGTCGGCCCGCAACCGGTGTTTCCGGGGGTCACGCCGCGCACCCCGACCGCCATCAGAGGCGGCCGCGTGGTTGCGGCCCGGACGCCGGACACCTGTATCGACCCGCGGTCGATAAATTCCAACAAGCAGCAACGCGACCTGCCGATCTGCCGGGACCTCGCTGCCGAAGAAGCCGCCGCCCAAAGCGCCGACCGATCACCCCAGGTGCCGTTGACGCCGGGCCGCGATCTGCCGGCGCCCTCGCTCTGGAACTTCTGGGCGGATATCCAGTTCGCAGACATATCCGACGAACGTTATGACCGCGACAGCGGCACGCTCGCCCGCTCGTTGACGATGGGTCTCGATCGCCGCATCACCAACGACCTCGTCGTCGGCATGACCGTTTCCCTTGAGAACAGTTCGACCGATGCGTTCGACGGCACATTGGGCATCGACACGGAGGGCTTTAGCTTCGGCCCCTATGCGGCCTACCGCCTGTCGAAACACTGGGCGATCGAGGGATCGCTGACATACGGGCGCTACAACAACGATATCGACCTGAGCGTGCTGAGTGGCCGACAGGATTCGGAGCGTCTTGCCGGTGAAATCTCGCTCCACGGCCAATATAAAGTCGATGCCTATTTCATCCGCCCCAAGGCATCCGTTAGTTGGTCCCATATCGACAGCGACGCTTACGACCTCTCGGGCAGCATCCTCAACATACCGGTCAGCGTTTCCCTTCCCGGCGACAGCTTCAATTATGGCGTCCTCGATCTCTCGACCGAGGTCAGCCGTTACTTCCGTCTGCCGGACGGGCAGCCGTTCCTTGTCTTCGCAGAGCTTGGCGCGCAGTACGAATTCGAGCGACCGAACGACGGCAAGATACTGACCGGCGACCTGTCGGAAGTGACGCCTTCGCCCTGGGCGTTTTCGCTTCGCTCCGGATTCAGAATGCTGCTCAACGACAATTTGCAGATCGAAGCGACGGGCGGCTATCTGAGCTTCGGCCAGAAGGACCTCGACGCCTGGGAGGGCAAGCTCCACGTGTCATGGAGCTTCTGA
- a CDS encoding HAD family hydrolase — protein MSLSATDCTGASDCSNPDLLQNIDLVIFDCDGVLIDSEPIASRTLAETLQEAGVAITPSEAHVKFTGNSEAVIRDMCVRDYGLGDVASIFQAWHRRLYAEFERSLMPMPGIGEIVASLSRPKCVASNSTMHRLRASLGKLDLWQSFHPGVFSAEIVARPKPAPDLLLHCAEKFSARPGRCVMVDDSPHGVAAAVSAGMIAIGFVDPADPRPARKALLATSGAFAVATGAEELTSTLLAASQSIEA, from the coding sequence GTGTCCTTATCGGCGACAGACTGCACCGGCGCCTCCGATTGCTCCAACCCCGATCTCCTTCAGAACATTGATCTGGTTATTTTCGACTGCGACGGTGTCCTCATCGACAGTGAGCCGATCGCGAGCCGCACACTTGCAGAAACCCTGCAGGAGGCGGGTGTCGCAATCACGCCTTCGGAAGCCCACGTAAAATTCACTGGCAATTCGGAAGCCGTGATCCGCGACATGTGCGTGCGCGACTATGGCTTGGGCGACGTCGCAAGCATCTTCCAGGCCTGGCATCGGCGGCTTTATGCCGAATTCGAGCGATCATTGATGCCAATGCCCGGCATCGGGGAGATCGTCGCCAGCTTGAGCCGGCCGAAATGTGTTGCGTCGAACAGTACGATGCACCGGCTTCGCGCCAGTCTCGGCAAACTCGATCTTTGGCAGAGTTTTCACCCGGGGGTTTTCAGCGCTGAGATCGTGGCCCGGCCAAAGCCGGCCCCCGACCTCTTGTTGCATTGCGCCGAGAAATTCTCGGCGCGACCGGGACGCTGCGTCATGGTCGATGATAGCCCGCATGGCGTTGCGGCGGCGGTTTCCGCTGGCATGATCGCCATAGGTTTCGTCGATCCTGCCGACCCAAGGCCGGCAAGGAAGGCCTTGCTTGCCACTTCCGGCGCTTTTGCTGTCGCAACCGGAGCCGAAGAGTTAACGTCGACGTTGTTGGCAGCCAGTCAGTCAATTGAAGCATAG
- a CDS encoding glycerophosphodiester phosphodiesterase family protein, translating to MVYIIGHRGGRNLWPENSVSGFRKLSEMPVDGVEFDVHLTRSGELLVIHDATLDRTTDHTGPVCDLAPGEHKNVTLKDSDGDAIPALEEVLEIFKDSSLELHIELKVDANGVAYSGLERRAASLVDSFGLAGRSLLTSFHSDVLQTVREVAPHIRTLSSFDRAAAERLGLRSGLKKIEELSDIIAIEKSLLATHWDEITSLIPLDRLGAWVPNHSADLAYWLAKPVRQITTDRPDLALSVRGS from the coding sequence ATGGTTTACATCATCGGCCATCGTGGCGGCCGCAATCTCTGGCCCGAAAACAGTGTTTCGGGTTTCCGCAAGCTCTCTGAAATGCCCGTCGACGGCGTCGAGTTTGACGTGCACCTGACCCGTTCGGGCGAACTGCTCGTCATCCACGACGCGACGCTTGATCGCACGACCGATCATACGGGGCCGGTCTGTGACCTTGCTCCAGGCGAACACAAAAACGTCACGCTGAAAGACAGCGACGGCGACGCGATACCGGCGCTTGAAGAGGTCCTCGAGATATTCAAGGACAGCTCCCTTGAGCTGCATATCGAGCTGAAGGTCGACGCGAATGGCGTTGCTTACTCCGGCCTTGAGAGGAGGGCGGCAAGCCTCGTCGATAGCTTCGGGCTTGCCGGCCGTTCGCTCCTGACGAGTTTCCACTCTGACGTTCTTCAAACTGTCCGTGAGGTTGCGCCGCATATCCGGACGCTGTCGTCATTTGACCGCGCAGCCGCCGAGCGCCTTGGCCTCAGATCTGGCCTTAAGAAAATTGAAGAACTATCTGATATAATTGCCATCGAGAAGTCTCTCCTTGCCACACACTGGGACGAGATCACATCCTTGATTCCCCTCGACCGCCTCGGAGCATGGGTGCCAAATCACAGTGCCGACCTTGCCTATTGGCTGGCCAAACCCGTCCGGCAGATCACGACGGACAGGCCGGATCTTGCCCTTAGCGTGCGGGGTTCGTGA
- a CDS encoding ABC transporter permease subunit produces MDERNLGLSIFCHAVLLVGAAFVCLPLYFAFVAGSLTLEEVQQAPFPLVPGSHFIENVAIAWKQGDFARLFVNSIIVTGGIVIGKLAISLIAAFAVTYFRFPFRMTAFWLIFVSLMLPVEVRIIPTYEAVADAAGPIRWLSGITGLSGLVQALTGYSIETSLKWNMVNTYGGLILPLIASASATFLFRQFFLTVPEELCEAAKLDGAGPLKFFKDVLLPLSTANIAALAIILFLYGWNQYLWPLLFTTDKNMATAILGLKELVPVSDSVPAWNIAMSAALFVMLPPAAVILLMQRWFTKGLVDSGK; encoded by the coding sequence ATGGATGAACGCAATCTCGGCCTTTCGATCTTCTGTCACGCCGTCTTGCTGGTTGGCGCCGCTTTCGTATGCTTGCCGCTCTACTTTGCCTTCGTGGCAGGATCGCTCACGCTGGAAGAGGTCCAGCAGGCTCCTTTCCCGCTCGTACCGGGCTCGCATTTTATCGAGAATGTCGCAATCGCCTGGAAGCAGGGCGACTTTGCGCGGCTTTTCGTCAACTCGATCATCGTTACGGGCGGGATCGTCATCGGCAAGCTGGCAATTTCGCTGATTGCGGCTTTTGCCGTGACCTATTTCCGTTTTCCATTCCGCATGACCGCATTCTGGCTGATTTTCGTTTCTTTGATGCTGCCGGTGGAAGTCCGCATCATCCCGACTTACGAGGCCGTCGCTGACGCCGCCGGTCCCATCCGCTGGCTTTCGGGGATCACCGGTCTTTCCGGCCTGGTACAGGCTCTGACCGGCTACAGTATTGAAACATCCCTGAAGTGGAACATGGTGAACACGTATGGCGGCCTGATCCTGCCGCTGATTGCCTCCGCGTCGGCGACATTTCTCTTTCGCCAGTTCTTCCTGACCGTGCCTGAGGAGCTCTGCGAGGCGGCGAAACTCGATGGCGCGGGCCCCCTTAAATTCTTCAAGGATGTGCTGCTGCCGCTTTCCACCGCCAACATTGCGGCACTTGCAATCATCCTCTTTCTCTATGGCTGGAACCAGTATCTCTGGCCGCTGCTCTTTACCACCGACAAGAACATGGCGACTGCAATTCTGGGTCTCAAGGAGCTGGTCCCGGTGTCGGATTCGGTGCCTGCGTGGAACATCGCCATGAGCGCTGCTCTCTTCGTCATGCTGCCGCCGGCAGCCGTCATTCTCCTCATGCAACGCTGGTTTACCAAGGGACTGGTGGATTCCGGCAAGTAA
- a CDS encoding ABC transporter permease subunit: MGGAARRLRILGRPFSGLATARAPEAGLKAAHFNKPWLAGLLVAPQLLILLFFFFIPSYKALSLAFVQVDPFGGLQIFVGLKNFRMLLASPEYRSSAVFTLWFTLLQNIATLSLAGLFAFATDFVIRGRGIYKSIILLPYAIAPVISGVLWAFLFNPAVGPVAQFLHALGIAWDPNRRPFDAQLLVTIASIWKNVCYDYIFLVAALLAVPASLLEAAKLDGAGPVRRFFTISLPLASPTVFFLAVMNFVYGLFETFGIIDAVTRGGPAGATNSLVYKVYQDGFVQLDLGSSAAQSVILMIVAVLFTVLQFRALERKVNYQV, from the coding sequence ATCGGAGGCGCTGCACGGCGCCTCCGCATCCTGGGAAGGCCATTTTCCGGCCTGGCAACAGCGCGCGCGCCGGAAGCGGGTCTCAAGGCCGCGCATTTCAACAAGCCCTGGCTTGCGGGCCTGCTCGTTGCGCCGCAGTTGTTGATCCTGCTCTTCTTTTTCTTCATTCCCTCCTACAAGGCACTGTCGCTCGCCTTCGTGCAGGTCGACCCGTTCGGCGGGCTGCAGATCTTCGTCGGGCTGAAGAATTTTCGGATGCTGCTTGCAAGCCCGGAATATAGAAGCAGCGCCGTCTTTACCCTCTGGTTCACGCTCCTCCAGAATATCGCGACGCTTAGCCTTGCGGGGCTCTTTGCATTCGCGACCGATTTTGTCATCCGCGGTCGCGGCATCTACAAGAGCATCATCCTGCTGCCCTATGCGATCGCGCCTGTCATATCCGGCGTGCTTTGGGCCTTTCTCTTCAATCCGGCTGTCGGTCCGGTCGCACAGTTCTTGCATGCTCTGGGCATCGCCTGGGATCCGAACAGGCGACCGTTCGATGCACAGCTTCTGGTGACGATTGCGTCGATCTGGAAGAACGTCTGCTATGATTATATTTTCCTGGTCGCCGCATTGCTCGCCGTTCCAGCCTCGCTGCTGGAGGCTGCCAAGCTTGATGGCGCAGGACCCGTTCGGCGGTTCTTCACCATTTCCCTGCCGCTTGCCTCGCCGACGGTATTCTTCCTGGCCGTCATGAACTTCGTCTACGGCCTCTTCGAAACCTTCGGCATCATCGATGCCGTTACGCGCGGCGGGCCGGCGGGCGCCACGAACAGCCTCGTCTATAAGGTTTATCAGGACGGGTTTGTGCAGCTCGATCTGGGTTCGTCAGCTGCCCAGTCGGTGATCTTGATGATCGTCGCGGTTCTTTTCACCGTCCTTCAGTTCCGCGCGCTCGAGCGCAAGGTCAATTATCAGGTGTAG
- a CDS encoding extracellular solute-binding protein, with product MTDKSLENGPLGRAFKTVAAGAAALVLGLQIAGDALAADRVKVEWWNAANGRLAEITKQLISDFNASQDKYEVVGVSKGNYEETMAAMVAAYRVGQQPVLIQAAERGFQTMYRSGAVVPVPELMEREGFKINWNDFVAPVAGFYLINGKPAAMPFNSSTPIFWYNAEQFKAAGFEKPGETWQEVEKQLYTIKEKGISKCQMALANDFYWSLIENYAAIQDQPYGTKANGFGGLDTEFVFNKSPLIVGQVERLKKWMDDGVLQIAGQGLSPDQLFISGTCSTYVASTAAHAAVEAGAKFKWSATFLPHEKGIEPKNSTIGGGALWVLKGKSEDEYKGAAAFLNFVASPKTQVWWSKQTGYVPVTNAAYEQAKAEGYYKEHPTREIAILQLSRGTPDDNSRGFRFGNHNQSMALLVEEIQGVWTGQKTAQQALDSAASRGNQILRQYEQLHAGK from the coding sequence ATGACAGATAAGTCTTTAGAAAACGGCCCGCTCGGGAGGGCCTTCAAAACCGTTGCGGCTGGTGCCGCAGCGCTGGTCTTAGGCTTGCAGATTGCTGGAGATGCGCTCGCCGCAGATCGGGTCAAGGTCGAATGGTGGAATGCGGCCAACGGCCGGCTTGCCGAGATCACCAAACAGCTGATCTCCGATTTCAACGCCTCTCAGGACAAGTATGAGGTCGTCGGCGTCAGCAAGGGCAACTATGAGGAAACCATGGCTGCGATGGTTGCGGCCTATCGCGTTGGCCAGCAGCCTGTTTTGATCCAGGCTGCCGAACGCGGCTTCCAGACCATGTACCGGTCCGGCGCGGTTGTTCCGGTCCCTGAACTCATGGAACGGGAAGGCTTCAAGATCAATTGGAACGATTTTGTTGCACCCGTTGCGGGCTTCTATCTCATCAATGGCAAGCCGGCCGCGATGCCGTTCAACAGTTCGACTCCAATCTTCTGGTACAATGCCGAGCAGTTCAAGGCGGCCGGCTTCGAAAAACCGGGCGAAACGTGGCAGGAAGTTGAAAAGCAGCTTTATACGATCAAGGAAAAAGGCATCTCGAAATGCCAGATGGCGCTCGCCAATGACTTCTACTGGAGCCTGATCGAGAATTATGCGGCCATCCAGGACCAACCGTACGGCACCAAAGCCAACGGTTTTGGCGGGCTGGATACCGAGTTCGTCTTCAATAAGAGCCCGCTGATCGTCGGTCAGGTGGAACGCTTGAAAAAGTGGATGGACGATGGCGTGTTGCAGATCGCCGGCCAGGGACTGTCTCCAGACCAGCTCTTCATCTCGGGCACCTGCTCGACCTATGTCGCGTCGACGGCCGCGCATGCCGCGGTGGAGGCGGGCGCAAAATTCAAATGGAGCGCGACCTTCCTTCCGCACGAGAAGGGTATCGAACCGAAGAACAGCACGATCGGCGGCGGCGCGCTCTGGGTGCTCAAGGGGAAATCCGAGGACGAATATAAAGGTGCAGCAGCGTTCCTGAATTTCGTCGCTTCACCGAAGACACAGGTCTGGTGGAGCAAGCAGACGGGGTATGTGCCGGTCACCAACGCAGCCTACGAGCAGGCCAAGGCGGAAGGCTATTACAAGGAGCATCCGACGCGCGAGATCGCCATTCTGCAGCTTTCCAGGGGCACGCCGGACGATAATTCCCGCGGCTTCCGTTTCGGCAATCACAACCAGTCGATGGCGCTTCTTGTCGAAGAGATTCAAGGGGTCTGGACTGGCCAAAAGACGGCCCAGCAGGCGCTTGATTCAGCGGCTTCCCGCGGAAATCAGATCCTTCGCCAATACGAGCAGCTCCATGCGGGAAAGTAA
- a CDS encoding sn-glycerol-3-phosphate import ATP-binding protein UgpC — protein MAAIELIDLKKNYGQVPAVKGVNLTVADGEMIVLVGPSGCGKSTLLRMIAGLESISSGHLRIAGTDVSNVEPAKRDIAMVFQNYALYPHMTVRQNLEYGLKNRRVARVEIDRRIAETAAILEIGALLDRRPRQLSGGQRQRVAMGRAIVRNPTAFLFDEPLSNLDAKLRVQMRVEIRRLQRRLKTTSLYVTHDQLEAMTLADRLVVMNGGRIEQIGTPIEVYQRPETLFVAGFIGSPPMNFIDVGTNGTIATDELAMTADADMIGIRPSAIRLGETTSPALRFKGTVELVETVGDENHVHLRLNDAKDELIVASIPGDQRISDGETVLCFALEDSLHLFNSATGRRVN, from the coding sequence ATGGCAGCCATAGAACTGATCGATCTGAAGAAGAATTACGGGCAGGTTCCAGCGGTCAAGGGCGTCAACCTGACAGTCGCCGACGGCGAAATGATCGTGCTTGTCGGACCTTCGGGCTGCGGGAAGTCGACGCTTTTAAGGATGATTGCCGGCCTTGAGAGCATCAGTTCCGGGCATTTGCGCATCGCCGGAACCGACGTCAGCAATGTCGAGCCAGCAAAGCGCGATATCGCGATGGTTTTCCAGAACTACGCGCTTTACCCGCACATGACGGTTCGTCAGAACCTCGAGTATGGATTGAAAAATCGTCGCGTCGCGCGCGTCGAAATCGACCGGCGCATTGCCGAAACCGCAGCGATCCTGGAAATCGGCGCTTTGCTCGATCGCCGTCCACGGCAACTGTCAGGCGGGCAGCGCCAGCGCGTTGCAATGGGCCGGGCAATCGTGCGCAATCCGACCGCTTTCCTCTTTGACGAGCCGCTTTCGAACCTCGACGCGAAGCTGCGCGTGCAGATGCGGGTGGAAATCCGGCGCCTGCAGCGGCGGCTGAAGACGACAAGCCTCTACGTGACGCACGACCAGCTGGAAGCAATGACGCTCGCTGACCGTCTGGTCGTCATGAATGGCGGACGGATCGAACAGATCGGGACACCGATCGAAGTCTATCAGCGCCCGGAAACGCTCTTCGTCGCAGGCTTCATCGGATCGCCGCCGATGAACTTCATCGACGTTGGAACGAACGGCACCATTGCGACGGACGAGCTCGCTATGACCGCCGACGCCGATATGATCGGCATTCGTCCAAGTGCCATCAGGCTCGGCGAAACCACCTCGCCTGCCCTTCGTTTCAAGGGCACGGTCGAACTCGTCGAAACGGTGGGCGACGAGAACCATGTCCATCTGCGCCTCAACGATGCGAAGGACGAACTGATTGTCGCAAGCATTCCGGGCGACCAGAGAATTTCCGACGGTGAGACGGTTTTGTGCTTCGCGCTGGAAGACAGTCTGCACCTTTTCAACAGCGCGACAGGCCGGCGGGTCAACTAA